The Verrucomicrobiia bacterium genome includes a window with the following:
- a CDS encoding type II toxin-antitoxin system HicB family antitoxin: MKLRLLIELDPKTKRWSAVFPELPGCASAGDTEAEAVENAKEALTLWFEPSPMKLGRGAKLLELSLP; encoded by the coding sequence ATGAAATTGCGGCTGCTCATCGAGTTGGATCCTAAAACCAAAAGGTGGTCGGCGGTTTTTCCTGAATTGCCGGGCTGCGCGAGCGCGGGAGACACCGAGGCGGAAGCGGTGGAAAATGCCAAGGAAGCGTTGACGCTTTGGTTTGAACCGTCACCGATGAAGTTAGGCAGAGGCGCCAAGTTGCTTGAGCTTTCTCTTCCTTGA
- the carB gene encoding carbamoyl-phosphate synthase large subunit: MNRDILAKAKSLGFSDRQIAHLTGQTEDAVRAERKKLGLIPSYRLVDTCAAEFEAYTPYYYSTYDCGDDEIKATDTRKVMILGGGPNRIGQGIEFDYCCVHAAFALKEDGFETLMVNSNPETVSTDYDTSDKLFFEPLTLEDVLHIYEREKCWGAIAQFGGQTPLNLALGLQKNGVNIIGTSPQSIEIAEDRKLFAAMLRKLDIPQPPNGLATNEAEALAAARQLSYPVLVRPSFVLGGRAMQIVYSDSELTHYMRFAVEASPERPVLVDKFLEDATEVDVDCIADVGHFTDPAQGTIVIGGMLEHIEFAGVHSGDAAMVLPPHTLSQKVIETIRQYTRAMARELRVIGLMNVQYAVKGETVYVLEVNPRASRTVPFVSKSIGVPLAKLAAKVMAGKKLTELNFTREIWTKYWAVKESVFPFNRFHGQDILLSPEMRSTGEVMGLDADLGIAYAKSQMAANSPLPVSGRVFISVSDAHKSEVAEVARQFADLGFEIISTSGTAAVLEKAGLKVQRIYKLTEGRPNALDLLKNREIQLVINTPAGQTPRADEVKIRTTAVYTNTPIMTTLSGAKAAALGIAALKKSGYAVRTVQEYH, translated from the coding sequence ATGAATCGCGATATTTTAGCCAAAGCCAAGTCCCTCGGTTTCTCCGACCGCCAGATCGCCCATCTCACCGGCCAGACCGAGGACGCCGTCCGCGCTGAACGCAAAAAACTTGGCCTCATCCCCAGCTACCGCCTCGTGGACACCTGCGCCGCCGAGTTCGAGGCTTACACGCCCTATTATTATTCCACCTACGATTGCGGCGACGACGAAATCAAAGCCACCGACACCCGCAAAGTCATGATCCTCGGCGGCGGCCCCAACCGCATCGGCCAAGGCATCGAATTCGATTACTGCTGCGTGCATGCCGCCTTCGCGCTCAAGGAAGACGGCTTTGAAACTTTGATGGTCAATTCTAATCCCGAGACCGTCTCCACCGATTACGACACCAGCGACAAACTTTTCTTCGAGCCGCTCACGCTCGAAGACGTCCTTCACATTTACGAACGCGAAAAATGCTGGGGCGCCATCGCGCAATTCGGCGGCCAGACCCCGCTCAACCTCGCGCTCGGCCTGCAAAAAAACGGCGTCAACATCATCGGCACCTCGCCCCAAAGCATCGAGATCGCCGAGGATCGCAAACTCTTTGCCGCGATGTTGCGCAAGCTCGACATCCCTCAACCGCCCAACGGCCTTGCCACCAATGAAGCCGAAGCCCTCGCCGCCGCGCGCCAATTAAGTTATCCCGTCCTCGTGCGCCCCAGCTTCGTCCTTGGCGGTCGCGCGATGCAAATCGTCTATTCCGATTCCGAGTTGACCCACTACATGCGCTTCGCCGTCGAAGCCTCGCCCGAACGCCCCGTGCTCGTGGATAAATTTCTCGAAGACGCCACCGAAGTGGATGTGGATTGCATCGCCGACGTCGGCCACTTCACCGATCCCGCGCAAGGCACCATCGTCATCGGCGGCATGCTCGAACACATCGAATTCGCCGGCGTCCATTCCGGCGATGCCGCGATGGTTCTCCCCCCCCACACCCTCTCGCAGAAAGTCATTGAGACGATCCGCCAATATACGCGCGCAATGGCGCGCGAGTTGCGCGTCATAGGCCTGATGAACGTCCAATACGCCGTGAAAGGCGAAACCGTTTACGTCCTCGAAGTCAACCCGCGCGCGTCCCGCACCGTGCCGTTCGTCAGCAAATCCATCGGCGTCCCCCTCGCCAAGCTCGCCGCCAAAGTCATGGCCGGCAAAAAATTGACCGAGCTTAATTTCACCCGGGAAATCTGGACAAAGTATTGGGCCGTAAAGGAATCCGTTTTCCCCTTCAACCGTTTTCATGGCCAGGACATTTTGCTCTCGCCCGAAATGCGTTCCACCGGCGAAGTCATGGGTCTCGACGCCGACCTCGGCATCGCCTACGCCAAATCTCAGATGGCCGCGAATTCCCCCCTTCCCGTCAGCGGTCGCGTCTTCATCAGCGTGAGCGACGCCCATAAATCCGAAGTCGCCGAAGTCGCCCGCCAATTCGCCGACCTTGGCTTTGAAATTATTTCCACCAGTGGAACCGCCGCCGTGCTTGAAAAAGCCGGCCTCAAAGTCCAGCGCATCTACAAACTCACCGAAGGCCGCCCCAACGCCCTCGACCTCTTGAAAAACCGCGAAATCCAACTCGTCATCAACACCCCCGCCGGCCAAACCCCGCGCGCCGACGAAGTAAAAATCCGCACCACCGCCGTCTATACCAACACGCCCATCATGACCACCTTAAGCGGTGCCAAAGCCGCCGCGCTCGGCATCGCCGCCCTCAAAAAATCCGGCTACGCCGTCCGCACCGTGCAGGAATATCATTGA
- a CDS encoding DUF433 domain-containing protein codes for MAGVKETYRYITRTKGVRGGHARIENTRIGVHDIISSLQNGETVDTLSQCFPDATRAQAYECLSYYEDHHAEIDHLIAGQINLELPSRSRRARTRRRCFSGERSFCFRHAPSYLHT; via the coding sequence ATGGCAGGCGTCAAAGAAACGTATCGTTATATCACCCGGACAAAAGGCGTACGCGGCGGTCATGCACGTATCGAGAACACTCGCATCGGCGTCCATGACATCATCAGTTCTCTGCAAAACGGTGAAACTGTGGACACTCTATCCCAGTGCTTCCCCGACGCAACGCGCGCCCAGGCTTACGAATGCCTGTCTTATTACGAAGATCATCATGCGGAAATTGACCATTTGATTGCCGGCCAAATAAACCTTGAACTTCCTTCTCGATCACGACGTGCCAGAACGCGTCGGCGATGTTTTTCAGGCGAAAGGTCATTCTGTTTCCGCCATGCTCCGTCATATCTTCATACCTAG